The following proteins are encoded in a genomic region of Dyadobacter sp. UC 10:
- the miaA gene encoding tRNA (adenosine(37)-N6)-dimethylallyltransferase MiaA, producing MSNEKPLLVILGPTASGKTHLAVQIASALGGEIISADSRQVYREMNIGTGKDLEEYRVGGTPVPYHLIDIADPGSQYNVNDFQHDFEGIHQHIIAKGSVPILCGGTGFYIYALLKGHAYSAIPVNTQLRQDLEQLPVEELNQRLERYETEYQKLADTSTRKRLIRAIEISEYLTAFPEAGIQFTKPGIDQHSIIFGLNPPVEIRRAKISARLDQRLASGLIEEVEQLLKKLSPEQLIYYGLEYKYITQYLIGEMDFAAMKARLETEIHRFAKRQMTFFRKMEKDGLRIHWLSHESTEAEKVDFISEQYLAFGSAKSRS from the coding sequence ATGTCCAATGAAAAACCGCTCCTGGTCATTCTGGGCCCTACGGCCTCGGGAAAGACGCATCTGGCAGTGCAAATTGCCTCCGCACTGGGCGGAGAAATTATCAGTGCGGATTCCAGACAGGTATACAGGGAAATGAATATCGGCACCGGTAAGGATCTTGAAGAATATAGAGTCGGAGGAACGCCTGTCCCCTATCACCTGATCGACATTGCAGATCCCGGTAGCCAGTATAATGTCAACGACTTTCAGCATGATTTCGAAGGAATTCATCAGCATATTATCGCAAAAGGCAGTGTTCCAATACTTTGCGGTGGCACTGGCTTCTACATTTACGCATTGCTGAAAGGTCACGCCTACTCGGCAATACCAGTTAATACTCAACTTCGACAGGATCTTGAACAATTGCCCGTGGAAGAGCTGAATCAGCGATTGGAAAGATATGAAACTGAATATCAAAAACTTGCGGACACCTCTACCAGAAAACGATTGATCAGGGCAATTGAAATCTCTGAATACCTCACTGCTTTTCCGGAAGCAGGTATCCAATTCACGAAACCCGGCATAGATCAGCACAGCATTATTTTCGGACTTAACCCGCCTGTTGAAATAAGGAGGGCAAAGATCAGCGCCAGGTTGGATCAGCGGCTTGCCAGTGGCTTGATTGAAGAAGTAGAGCAGCTTTTGAAAAAACTGTCGCCCGAGCAGCTGATTTATTATGGCCTGGAATACAAGTATATCACGCAGTACCTGATCGGAGAAATGGACTTTGCAGCGATGAAAGCACGGCTGGAAACTGAAATCCATCGCTTCGCAAAACGACAAATGACCTTTTTCCGAAAAATGGAGAAGGACGGGCTTCGCATTCACTGGCTCAGCCACGAATCGACAGAAGCTGAAAAAGTAGACTTTATTTCTGAACAATACCTTGCATTCGGCTCAGCGAAAAGTAGGAGTTGA
- a CDS encoding citrate synthase, with protein sequence MSQIAELTLDGKKFEFPVIEGSEQEKAIDIAKLRDQTGYITIDAGYKNTGATKSAITFLDGEEGILNYRGYSIEDLAEKASFLEVAYLLIYGELPTEKQFADFEHEIRTHTLVNEDMRKIFEGFPVNAHPMGVLSSLVSAMSSFYPDSEQNGEEVTQLHIIRLLSKLPTIATWSYKKSQGHPVNYPQNDLDYCSNFLNMMFSLPVAKYNVDPVVSAALNKLLILHADHEQNCSTSTVRLVGSSHANIYSSISAGISALWGPLHGGANQEVIEMLEAIKNDGGDTQKYIDMAKDKTSGFRLFGFGHRVYKNFDPRARIIKKAADDVLNKLGINDPVLEIAQKLEKAALEDEYFVSRKLYPNVDFYSGIIYRALGIPTNMFTVMFAIGRLPGWIAQWKEMRTNKEPIGRPRQIYVGAPKRDFVAMSER encoded by the coding sequence ATGTCCCAAATAGCTGAATTAACCCTTGATGGTAAGAAGTTTGAATTCCCGGTAATTGAAGGAAGTGAGCAGGAAAAGGCGATAGATATTGCGAAGTTGCGTGACCAGACAGGGTATATTACGATTGATGCCGGCTACAAAAACACCGGTGCAACAAAAAGTGCCATTACTTTTCTGGATGGCGAAGAAGGTATACTGAATTACAGAGGATATTCGATAGAAGATTTGGCCGAAAAGGCATCATTCCTGGAAGTTGCATATCTCCTTATTTATGGGGAACTGCCTACCGAAAAGCAATTTGCAGATTTTGAACACGAGATCCGGACGCATACACTGGTCAATGAAGATATGCGCAAGATTTTCGAGGGTTTCCCGGTCAATGCGCACCCGATGGGCGTTTTGTCGTCGCTGGTGAGTGCAATGAGCTCTTTTTACCCCGATTCTGAGCAAAATGGTGAGGAAGTTACGCAGCTGCATATCATACGCCTGCTTTCAAAATTGCCTACCATCGCAACCTGGTCTTACAAAAAGTCACAGGGACATCCGGTAAATTATCCTCAAAACGACCTGGACTACTGTTCCAACTTTTTGAACATGATGTTCTCGCTGCCGGTAGCGAAATACAATGTGGATCCGGTAGTATCGGCTGCACTGAATAAACTGTTGATCCTGCATGCAGATCACGAACAGAACTGCTCCACTTCAACTGTCAGATTGGTTGGTTCTTCCCATGCTAATATATACTCATCGATCTCTGCCGGTATCAGCGCATTGTGGGGCCCGCTTCATGGAGGCGCCAACCAGGAAGTGATCGAAATGCTGGAAGCGATCAAGAACGACGGTGGCGATACCCAGAAGTATATCGATATGGCCAAAGACAAAACCAGCGGTTTCCGCCTGTTTGGCTTCGGTCACCGTGTTTATAAAAACTTCGACCCGCGCGCGCGCATCATTAAGAAAGCCGCCGACGATGTATTGAATAAGTTGGGCATTAACGATCCGGTTCTGGAAATTGCTCAGAAACTTGAAAAAGCAGCCCTTGAAGACGAATATTTCGTAAGCCGCAAGCTATACCCGAATGTAGATTTCTACTCAGGTATCATTTACCGCGCGCTGGGTATTCCTACCAATATGTTTACCGTAATGTTTGCAATAGGCCGCCTTCCGGGTTGGATCGCACAGTGGAAAGAAATGAGGACCAACAAGGAACCGATCGGCCGTCCCCGTCAGATCTACGTAGGCGCCCCAAAAAGGGACTTCGTAGCAATGAGCGAGCGGTAA
- the pdxH gene encoding pyridoxamine 5'-phosphate oxidase — MDHNIAKIRHDYHLKGLSEADLKADPLKQFRLWFDEAVEAGISEANAMLLSTVSNGRPSARVVLLKDLDEQGFSFFTNYRSRKGRDMEENSQVALTFFWKEFERQVRIEGAAVKTSEEESSEYFAVRPRGSQIGAWVSDQSEVIPDREFLEGKTKDFETKFEGQTVSRPPHWGGYRVIPDFIEFWQGRPSRLHDRLAYTKSEGNVWKIERLSP; from the coding sequence ATGGACCATAATATTGCCAAAATTCGTCACGATTATCATTTAAAAGGTCTCAGTGAGGCTGATCTGAAAGCGGATCCATTGAAACAGTTCAGGTTATGGTTTGATGAAGCTGTGGAAGCAGGTATTTCCGAAGCCAATGCAATGCTGCTTAGCACGGTTTCAAATGGTAGACCGTCGGCACGTGTGGTGTTGCTGAAAGATCTTGACGAACAGGGTTTTTCCTTCTTTACAAACTACCGTAGCAGGAAGGGGAGGGATATGGAAGAGAACAGCCAGGTCGCGCTTACTTTCTTTTGGAAGGAATTTGAAAGACAGGTCAGAATTGAAGGTGCTGCGGTGAAAACAAGTGAGGAAGAATCGTCGGAATATTTCGCTGTCCGGCCACGTGGAAGCCAGATCGGTGCCTGGGTTTCGGATCAAAGTGAGGTGATACCTGACAGGGAGTTTCTAGAGGGAAAAACCAAAGATTTTGAGACAAAATTTGAAGGGCAGACGGTATCGCGGCCACCGCACTGGGGAGGCTACCGCGTAATCCCGGATTTTATAGAATTCTGGCAGGGAAGGCCCAGTCGGCTGCATGACAGGCTGGCCTATACGAAAAGTGAAGGTAACGTTTGGAAGATCGAAAGGCTATCACCATAA
- a CDS encoding DUF349 domain-containing protein → MAQEQQEGVKSEEQEDLAQKAVDTLEIDLNNELTEEHEEVAPDVDYTQLSKEQLIGILENELSAIREEGAKPALLKKAETVSREIRPVLDQIKLKERETALQSYIADNGGEEGFEYKYDADTQKIDSLSREIKGLKNSYYQSQEKEKEKNFNVKTALLQRLRGLLEEEGGRETDASGLKSSWEEFKKIQEEWKAAGNIASPHNGTLWATYNALIDRYFSNRNIYFELKELDRRRNAELKAELCEKVEELGKSLENRPMTKEILNEANHIFEDYKHLGPAPKEEQEKLWQRFKEALDVLYDAQRGQFAEQKKSMQENYEQKLAIYDAIVPFTTYNSGSIKEWNAKTKEIMAYQDQWVALKGIMPREEGKDLSKKFWAALKTFFNNKGEFFRQLESKREQNLELKTQLCTEVEALLATGEDNPATTQKVIELQKRWKGIGQVPEKYKDTIYDRFKKACDGYFDQKRAKNKEVEEEFEGNLARKIDLIERIEAAAKGKDESSLNLLNAFKSEWSSIGFVPKKDMQSVQKRYIAAINTYVGAIGQLSTKEKEQAVLESEVELVRDGENTRNLYRKESDIRRKITQLENDIALWQNNIEFFAKSKTSDRLKAEFDRKINSALGQLEELKHQLSIIQEAI, encoded by the coding sequence ATGGCACAAGAACAACAAGAAGGGGTCAAAAGCGAGGAGCAGGAAGACCTTGCACAAAAGGCGGTTGACACCCTTGAAATTGATCTTAACAATGAGTTAACGGAAGAGCATGAGGAGGTTGCGCCAGACGTTGATTACACCCAATTATCGAAGGAACAGCTGATCGGCATATTAGAAAATGAGCTGTCAGCAATTCGGGAAGAAGGTGCTAAACCTGCTTTGCTGAAAAAGGCAGAAACGGTTTCACGGGAAATACGTCCGGTACTCGATCAGATCAAATTGAAGGAAAGAGAAACTGCACTTCAGTCCTATATTGCTGACAATGGTGGTGAGGAAGGTTTCGAATATAAGTATGATGCGGATACCCAGAAAATTGATTCCCTGAGCAGAGAAATAAAAGGGCTGAAAAACTCTTACTATCAATCTCAGGAGAAAGAGAAAGAGAAAAACTTCAATGTAAAGACCGCTTTGCTTCAACGCTTACGCGGCTTGCTTGAAGAAGAAGGAGGGCGTGAAACCGACGCGTCCGGGTTGAAATCAAGCTGGGAAGAATTTAAGAAAATACAGGAGGAATGGAAAGCCGCAGGCAATATCGCTTCCCCTCATAACGGAACATTATGGGCAACCTACAATGCACTGATCGACCGTTATTTCAGCAACAGGAATATCTACTTCGAATTAAAAGAACTCGACAGACGACGCAACGCAGAATTAAAGGCTGAGCTGTGCGAGAAAGTAGAGGAACTGGGTAAATCGTTGGAGAACCGTCCGATGACCAAGGAAATCCTGAACGAAGCCAACCATATTTTCGAAGATTACAAACACCTCGGACCTGCCCCGAAAGAGGAACAGGAAAAGCTCTGGCAGCGCTTTAAAGAAGCGCTGGACGTACTTTATGACGCGCAGCGGGGCCAGTTTGCCGAGCAAAAAAAGTCCATGCAGGAGAACTACGAACAGAAGCTGGCGATCTACGACGCCATTGTTCCGTTTACCACATACAACTCCGGCAGCATTAAGGAATGGAATGCCAAGACGAAAGAAATCATGGCTTACCAGGATCAGTGGGTTGCGTTGAAAGGCATTATGCCCCGTGAGGAAGGCAAAGATCTTAGCAAGAAATTCTGGGCTGCATTGAAAACCTTCTTTAATAACAAAGGAGAATTTTTCCGCCAGCTTGAATCGAAAAGAGAGCAGAACCTTGAACTGAAAACGCAGCTTTGCACGGAGGTTGAAGCGCTTCTTGCCACCGGTGAGGATAATCCTGCCACCACGCAAAAAGTAATTGAATTACAAAAGAGATGGAAAGGGATCGGTCAGGTCCCTGAGAAATATAAAGACACGATTTATGATCGCTTTAAAAAGGCCTGTGACGGCTATTTCGACCAGAAACGTGCAAAAAACAAGGAAGTAGAGGAAGAATTTGAAGGCAATCTGGCGCGTAAGATAGATCTGATCGAACGGATTGAAGCCGCAGCAAAAGGCAAAGATGAATCTTCACTAAACTTGCTCAATGCGTTTAAGAGCGAATGGAGCTCGATCGGCTTTGTTCCCAAAAAAGATATGCAGTCAGTTCAAAAACGGTATATCGCGGCAATTAACACTTACGTAGGCGCTATTGGTCAGCTTTCAACCAAAGAAAAAGAGCAGGCAGTGCTGGAAAGTGAAGTGGAATTGGTAAGGGATGGAGAAAACACACGGAACCTGTACCGGAAGGAGAGCGATATCCGGCGCAAGATCACGCAGCTTGAAAACGACATTGCGTTGTGGCAAAATAACATTGAGTTCTTCGCCAAGTCCAAAACTTCTGACAGGTTGAAAGCAGAGTTCGACAGAAAGATCAACAGTGCGCTCGGGCAGCTGGAAGAGCTGAAACACCAACTCTCTATTATTCAGGAAGCTATCTGA
- a CDS encoding 3-keto-disaccharide hydrolase, which yields MRKLFFLSLIIALSTCHTLTFAQKKQPEEIPLFDGNSLDGWYSFISKRGKDNDIKSVFSVKNGLIHVSGEEYGSIVTNNEYENYKLLLEFKWGEKTYAPRIDRARDSGLLVHSTGPDGGYRGIWMRSIECQIIEGGTGDLLVVGDGSDSYAITATIAKKTGTANVFIPGGEPLTVHSGRIDWFGRDPEWRDEKGFRGRNDLENPLGEWNTIECIARDDSVSIYLNGTLVNQATAVKPSRGRIQLQSEGAEMFVRKVSLFALDPR from the coding sequence ATGAGAAAACTATTTTTTCTGAGTTTAATAATTGCCCTGAGCACTTGTCATACCCTCACTTTTGCGCAGAAAAAGCAACCGGAAGAGATTCCGCTTTTTGACGGCAATAGCTTAGACGGCTGGTATTCCTTTATATCAAAGAGAGGTAAGGACAACGATATCAAAAGTGTATTCTCTGTTAAAAATGGGCTAATCCACGTTTCCGGGGAAGAGTACGGCAGTATCGTTACGAACAATGAATATGAGAACTATAAGCTACTGTTAGAGTTCAAATGGGGTGAAAAAACCTATGCTCCAAGGATAGACCGCGCACGGGACAGCGGCTTGCTGGTTCACTCGACGGGGCCTGACGGGGGGTACCGCGGGATTTGGATGCGTTCCATTGAATGCCAGATCATAGAAGGTGGTACCGGAGATTTGCTGGTCGTCGGCGATGGCAGTGACTCCTATGCAATTACTGCTACGATAGCTAAAAAAACTGGTACAGCGAATGTTTTTATACCTGGCGGTGAGCCGCTGACCGTTCATAGCGGACGGATCGACTGGTTTGGCCGGGACCCGGAATGGCGCGATGAGAAAGGGTTTCGCGGCCGGAATGATCTTGAAAACCCTTTGGGAGAATGGAACACAATTGAATGTATAGCCAGGGACGATTCTGTGAGCATCTATCTGAACGGCACACTGGTGAATCAGGCAACTGCCGTGAAACCTTCCAGAGGTCGTATTCAGCTTCAATCCGAGGGGGCTGAAATGTTCGTGAGAAAGGTATCGCTCTTTGCGTTGGACCCGCGCTGA
- a CDS encoding PVC-type heme-binding CxxCH protein, whose protein sequence is MNRNIEMCYKWLYRISLVSLQILFINSTARRPTEEAGLIVPEGFVIEKVVETGLLSYPMLASFDPDGRLFVFESTGPNTMGSEEMLKKPSYQVRLLEDTDQDGKFDKGTIYADGIPFPKGGVFYQGSLYVAEAPNLARYTDIDGDGVSDKKEIILSGWNFHSNGATLSGPFLGPDGWLYLTDARRGFNIKTREGTILSGKATRIWRCRPDGTGLEALAGGGFDNSIELAFMPSGETIGTMTYFINPQDGQRDAIMHWVEGGTYPKPNPVIAEDQLKLTGDLMPVMTKLARVAPSGIMRYRGKAWGMTYQDNLFTAEFNTGRIMRYIVEKDGSTFKTTNEVFLTSSFPDSHPTDVLQDGDGSMLVVVTGGWFSEGCPLSRVAKPDLKGGIYRIRKIGAPKVSDPYGKGLDLENLSPENLVRYLTDFRPAVRDKVANLLIEKGSASVPAILKILPTIADAELRAAALFALSRINSEDARNGVRNALHDKSAVVRIAAARALGLATDKKAVEKLCEMVKSDSIHVRRQAATALGQIGDSKAVEALLHASGGENDRVLNHAIIHALIILKEPSQVISALTNPSQKVRAAAMIALDQMDGSPLTKEQIAPALASKDSLVRNTGIWVAAHHPEWTDLVVDFLEKTVRRNDITNVEMASMQDIMFTFIKEPRLQSFITEQLSNPGVPEARKKLILDVIDKCALKELPDSWIKGIGQLLYSREPSLRSRVFALIESRRINALKNNLDQLISDPKLSPDIRLKALSARVITLPQLSDNEFDLLMKCLGPENNSPLRQRAVRVLGYTEPTDFQLLRIAQVQIPHADPFLLPGLMQVFEGSASEQVGNALVTGMEAGIGRLDNVSEQDLQRLLKTFPASVHSRSEPLMARIRAKNSERLSHLKQLESKLKGGDVGEGRKLFFGKASCYLCHSVGPEGGRFGPDLTNIGEIRSKHDMLEAIVYPSASFAREYETFRVVTNTTAYVGIIKEELPDVIVLEVGPAPGLRIARSEIKSIEPHTTSMMPPGLDQTLTISEMANLTAFLEALPYRIDRMLKNKENR, encoded by the coding sequence GTGAACAGAAATATTGAAATGTGCTACAAGTGGCTGTATCGCATCTCGCTTGTTTCACTCCAAATTCTTTTTATTAATTCCACTGCCAGAAGGCCCACCGAAGAAGCAGGCTTGATTGTGCCCGAAGGTTTCGTCATTGAAAAGGTAGTTGAAACCGGACTGCTGTCGTATCCCATGCTGGCCAGTTTTGACCCGGACGGCAGGCTGTTCGTATTTGAGTCTACGGGGCCTAATACGATGGGCTCGGAAGAAATGCTTAAAAAACCTTCATACCAGGTACGGCTGCTGGAAGATACAGATCAGGATGGGAAGTTTGACAAAGGTACGATTTACGCCGACGGCATTCCGTTTCCAAAAGGAGGCGTGTTTTATCAGGGAAGCCTGTATGTGGCGGAAGCCCCGAACCTTGCGAGGTATACGGATATCGATGGGGATGGTGTTTCGGATAAAAAGGAAATCATTCTTTCCGGCTGGAACTTTCACTCAAACGGTGCCACATTAAGCGGGCCATTTTTAGGTCCCGACGGCTGGCTTTATCTTACCGATGCGCGCAGAGGGTTTAATATTAAAACTAGGGAAGGAACCATATTGAGCGGAAAAGCTACCAGGATATGGCGATGCCGTCCGGATGGCACCGGGCTGGAAGCCCTGGCCGGTGGAGGGTTTGACAATTCGATCGAACTGGCTTTTATGCCTTCTGGTGAGACCATTGGCACAATGACCTATTTCATAAACCCGCAGGACGGGCAACGCGACGCCATTATGCATTGGGTGGAAGGAGGGACCTATCCCAAGCCTAATCCGGTAATCGCCGAAGATCAACTGAAATTAACGGGCGACCTGATGCCCGTCATGACAAAGCTGGCGCGGGTAGCCCCTTCAGGTATCATGCGATACCGGGGCAAGGCTTGGGGCATGACCTACCAAGATAATTTATTCACCGCAGAGTTTAATACCGGGCGGATCATGCGGTATATCGTTGAAAAGGATGGCTCAACATTCAAGACCACGAACGAAGTCTTTCTAACATCCTCGTTCCCTGATTCACATCCTACGGACGTTCTTCAGGATGGCGATGGCAGCATGCTGGTGGTTGTAACCGGGGGATGGTTCAGTGAAGGATGTCCGCTTTCAAGGGTCGCCAAACCTGATTTGAAGGGCGGTATTTACAGGATCCGTAAAATTGGCGCTCCAAAAGTATCCGATCCCTATGGCAAGGGCCTCGATCTGGAAAACTTGTCTCCTGAGAACCTGGTGCGCTACCTGACAGATTTCAGGCCTGCTGTGCGGGATAAGGTGGCGAACTTATTAATTGAGAAAGGGAGTGCATCAGTACCAGCAATATTAAAAATTTTGCCAACAATAGCAGACGCCGAGCTAAGAGCTGCGGCGTTGTTCGCACTTTCAAGAATCAATTCGGAGGATGCACGAAACGGTGTTCGCAATGCCCTGCATGATAAAAGTGCAGTTGTCCGGATAGCTGCTGCCCGTGCTTTGGGGCTGGCGACAGATAAAAAGGCTGTTGAAAAGCTTTGCGAAATGGTGAAAAGCGATTCCATCCACGTCCGGCGCCAGGCAGCCACAGCCCTGGGCCAGATCGGTGATTCCAAAGCAGTTGAAGCATTGTTACACGCTTCGGGTGGAGAAAATGACAGGGTCTTGAACCACGCTATCATTCACGCTCTGATCATACTCAAAGAGCCGTCGCAGGTAATTTCTGCTTTGACGAACCCGTCCCAGAAAGTAAGGGCCGCCGCCATGATCGCCCTGGATCAAATGGATGGCTCCCCGCTGACGAAGGAGCAGATAGCACCGGCACTTGCCAGTAAGGATTCGCTTGTACGGAACACCGGTATCTGGGTCGCCGCGCACCATCCCGAATGGACCGATCTTGTTGTTGATTTTTTGGAAAAAACGGTTCGCCGGAATGACATTACTAATGTGGAAATGGCTTCCATGCAGGATATCATGTTTACGTTCATTAAAGAGCCGCGGTTGCAAAGCTTCATTACCGAGCAACTGAGCAACCCCGGCGTGCCGGAAGCACGCAAAAAGCTGATACTCGATGTTATTGATAAATGTGCACTGAAAGAACTGCCTGATTCATGGATTAAGGGAATAGGTCAGCTACTTTATAGCAGAGAACCTTCCCTGCGGTCCCGTGTTTTTGCACTAATAGAATCGAGGCGGATTAACGCCTTAAAAAATAATCTAGATCAGCTCATATCCGATCCTAAACTATCGCCAGATATTAGGCTTAAAGCGTTAAGTGCGAGGGTTATAACTTTACCGCAGCTTTCAGACAATGAGTTTGACTTACTGATGAAATGTCTTGGGCCGGAAAATAATTCTCCGCTAAGACAGCGGGCGGTTCGCGTCCTGGGTTATACGGAACCTACGGATTTTCAACTTCTCAGAATCGCCCAGGTTCAGATTCCACACGCAGATCCTTTCCTTTTGCCCGGACTAATGCAGGTATTCGAAGGCAGCGCCAGTGAGCAAGTAGGAAATGCACTGGTTACCGGAATGGAAGCAGGTATTGGCCGGTTGGACAATGTTTCAGAACAGGATTTACAACGCCTGCTGAAAACTTTTCCTGCCTCCGTGCATAGCCGCTCTGAACCCTTGATGGCCAGGATCCGCGCAAAAAATTCCGAGCGTTTATCCCATTTAAAGCAACTAGAGTCAAAGCTCAAAGGGGGAGATGTGGGGGAGGGGCGCAAGCTGTTTTTTGGAAAAGCTTCCTGCTATTTATGCCACTCCGTTGGTCCGGAAGGAGGGCGCTTCGGTCCTGACCTTACCAATATTGGGGAAATACGCTCGAAGCATGACATGCTTGAGGCCATTGTGTATCCCAGCGCCAGCTTTGCAAGAGAATATGAAACATTCAGGGTTGTGACCAATACTACGGCTTATGTAGGTATTATCAAAGAAGAGCTTCCCGATGTAATCGTGCTTGAAGTAGGCCCTGCTCCCGGTCTAAGAATCGCCAGGTCTGAAATAAAATCCATTGAACCGCACACCACATCCATGATGCCCCCGGGTCTCGACCAGACATTGACAATCTCAGAAATGGCCAATCTGACGGCATTTTTGGAAGCCTTGCCTTACCGCATTGACAGGATGCTAAAAAACAAGGAAAACAGATAG
- a CDS encoding 6-phosphogluconolactonase — MLSEATEYVAGNPNRTTEKSNLTSSFLHMMTLKRELLDITIFPDRRALGTAAALRISATIKQLLEEKECINMVFGAAPSQDETLNALANDVSIDWSRIRAFHMDEYVGLSPDAPQLFSTYLRNHLFDKVNLRDAFLINGSELDPALECKRYAELLEKYPADIVCLGIGENTHIAFNDPHVADFFDRDLVKIVDMDVQCRLQQVNDGCFSSFDDVPKQAITLTVPSLFRATYAFCMVPGVRKARAVLLTLTAPEITSEYPASILRAHPNASLFLDADSASQIAEVYEGVFGL, encoded by the coding sequence ATGCTTTCAGAGGCTACCGAATACGTAGCTGGAAATCCTAACCGTACAACAGAAAAAAGTAATTTAACCAGTTCATTTTTGCATATGATGACCTTAAAAAGAGAACTTCTCGACATTACAATTTTTCCGGACCGACGGGCACTTGGGACGGCAGCGGCGCTGCGGATCTCGGCGACTATAAAGCAACTCCTTGAAGAGAAGGAATGTATTAATATGGTTTTTGGTGCGGCTCCTTCCCAGGATGAAACCCTTAATGCGCTCGCCAATGACGTCTCCATTGACTGGTCGCGCATTCGTGCTTTTCATATGGATGAATATGTAGGTCTTTCTCCTGACGCTCCCCAGCTTTTCAGTACTTATCTTCGAAATCACTTGTTCGACAAGGTAAATTTGCGAGACGCGTTCTTGATAAATGGAAGTGAGCTTGACCCCGCACTGGAATGTAAGCGCTATGCTGAGCTCCTCGAAAAATATCCTGCTGATATTGTTTGTCTCGGCATCGGAGAAAACACGCATATTGCATTCAATGATCCGCATGTAGCAGATTTTTTTGATAGGGATTTGGTCAAAATAGTCGATATGGACGTGCAATGCCGCTTACAGCAGGTGAATGATGGATGTTTCTCCTCGTTTGATGATGTACCGAAACAAGCGATAACGCTGACAGTACCTTCCCTGTTCCGTGCCACATACGCGTTTTGTATGGTTCCGGGTGTAAGAAAGGCAAGGGCAGTGTTGCTTACGCTGACAGCGCCGGAGATCACGAGTGAGTATCCTGCATCTATTCTTCGCGCTCATCCCAATGCTTCACTCTTTCTCGATGCGGACAGCGCAAGTCAGATTGCAGAAGTATATGAAGGGGTATTTGGGTTATAA
- a CDS encoding sugar MFS transporter: MQSIPLAALTKSQITRSIFVIGSLFFVFGFVTWINAILIPYFKIACELTNFQSYLVAFAFYISYFVMSVPASFLLKKVGFKNGMLLGFLAMATGAFIFLPAAYTRTYGLFLVGLFTIGTGLAVLQSAANPYITLLGPKERAAQRISIMGICNKGAGIMAPLVFSFFLLRPEDNDVIAHLSELTAGDRNTFLDQLVRRVMLPYSCLGVVLVALGALVKFSPLPEIDTDHDASQSYRDGAGKTTIWQFPHLILGAVAIFTHVGTHVIAIDTVIGYAGSMGIPLTEARPFPSFTLFATMVGYIAGIILIPRFISQLHMFRLCTLLGTSFSVGILLARANVTLLGYHADVSLWLVVLLGLANSLIWAGIWPLALDNLGKFTKLGASILIMGLCGQAVMPLIYGYLADLHDHRSAYVILLPCYIYLIFYAFRGYRIRSWKS, translated from the coding sequence ATGCAGAGCATTCCATTAGCAGCATTGACGAAATCACAGATAACCCGTTCCATTTTTGTAATCGGGAGCCTGTTCTTTGTATTCGGCTTTGTAACGTGGATCAATGCTATCCTGATCCCGTACTTCAAGATCGCGTGTGAACTCACGAACTTCCAATCCTACCTGGTTGCATTCGCGTTTTATATTTCTTACTTCGTTATGTCAGTACCGGCTTCATTTCTTTTGAAAAAAGTGGGCTTTAAAAACGGTATGCTGTTAGGTTTTCTGGCGATGGCGACCGGCGCGTTTATTTTTCTTCCCGCTGCCTACACCCGGACTTACGGTCTTTTCCTTGTCGGATTATTCACGATAGGAACAGGTCTAGCGGTTTTGCAATCTGCTGCCAATCCTTATATTACTTTACTGGGTCCCAAAGAGCGTGCGGCGCAACGGATCAGCATCATGGGTATCTGTAATAAAGGTGCCGGAATAATGGCTCCTCTGGTATTCTCTTTCTTTTTGCTGCGACCAGAAGATAACGATGTCATTGCGCATCTGAGCGAACTGACGGCAGGCGACAGAAATACTTTCCTCGATCAACTGGTTAGGAGGGTTATGTTGCCCTACTCGTGTCTGGGTGTCGTTTTAGTCGCGTTGGGTGCACTGGTGAAATTTTCGCCGCTACCGGAAATTGATACAGATCATGATGCGTCTCAGAGTTACCGGGACGGTGCGGGAAAGACCACTATCTGGCAGTTTCCTCACCTGATTCTTGGCGCAGTTGCCATCTTCACGCATGTCGGTACACATGTGATTGCCATCGATACCGTCATCGGTTACGCCGGCTCAATGGGGATTCCGCTGACAGAAGCTCGTCCATTTCCGTCGTTCACGCTCTTTGCTACCATGGTGGGCTATATCGCGGGCATCATCCTGATTCCGCGGTTTATCAGCCAGCTCCACATGTTCCGGCTCTGCACTTTGTTGGGTACTTCGTTTTCAGTCGGTATTTTGCTTGCGAGGGCGAATGTGACCTTACTTGGCTATCATGCCGATGTGTCTCTTTGGCTGGTCGTATTGCTTGGACTTGCAAATTCGCTGATCTGGGCTGGTATCTGGCCGCTTGCCCTTGATAATCTCGGTAAATTCACCAAGCTCGGGGCCTCTATTCTGATCATGGGACTATGCGGGCAGGCCGTCATGCCGCTGATTTATGGGTACCTGGCCGATTTACACGATCACCGGTCGGCGTATGTGATCCTTCTGCCGTGCTACATTTATCTTATTTTTTATGCTTTCAGAGGCTACCGAATACGTAGCTGGAAATCCTAA